In Bacteriovorax stolpii, a single genomic region encodes these proteins:
- a CDS encoding DUF3299 domain-containing protein → MKKTMLTGALTLLVSMSAFALDVPWETLKTLDFDTKTKKNVIKPELQKVLGKEVTIKGFMMPLDYEAKEIVEFLFMPYVPACMHVPPPPPNQLVLVKMKKGSKVKPSFYPIELTGKLAVETNADLESSFKMEGLKMKELKTYTPPSPQGAHP, encoded by the coding sequence ATGAAAAAGACAATGCTTACGGGAGCACTGACATTACTGGTTTCAATGAGTGCTTTTGCTCTTGATGTCCCATGGGAAACTTTAAAGACCCTGGACTTTGACACTAAAACAAAAAAGAACGTCATTAAACCAGAACTACAAAAAGTTCTGGGAAAAGAAGTGACGATCAAGGGCTTTATGATGCCGCTTGATTATGAAGCAAAAGAAATTGTGGAATTTCTTTTCATGCCATACGTGCCAGCATGTATGCACGTTCCACCTCCACCACCAAACCAACTGGTACTGGTGAAAATGAAAAAAGGATCAAAAGTTAAACCTTCGTTTTATCCAATCGAGCTCACGGGAAAGCTTGCGGTGGAAACAAACGCGGATCTAGAGTCATCTTTTAAAATGGAAGGACTCAAGATGAAAGAACTAAAGACTTATACACCACCGTCACCACAAGGAGCACACCCGTGA
- a CDS encoding ABC transporter ATP-binding protein, producing MTAISLKQCKFSYPNHSKLVINIDQLTIESGEKVFLYGPSGHGKSTLLNLTAGVLKASSGEVSVLGQDLTKLSQSKRDHLRGEKIGYIFQIFNLIPYLTVKENIVLPCMINKKRADRDFHAQAEELVDSLGLREHINKKVTDLSIGQQQRVAAARALIGNPEMIIADEPTSALDEKNTREFMELLMKVWEKKKFTLIFVSHDERLKSYFTRSISLPEINHHD from the coding sequence ATGACGGCCATTAGCCTAAAACAATGTAAATTCTCTTATCCAAATCATTCGAAGCTGGTCATTAACATTGACCAGCTCACTATTGAATCCGGTGAAAAAGTCTTTCTCTACGGTCCATCAGGGCACGGGAAAAGCACTCTTTTAAATTTAACGGCCGGTGTTCTCAAGGCCAGTTCAGGCGAAGTCAGTGTCCTGGGTCAGGATTTGACCAAACTTTCTCAAAGTAAGCGCGATCACCTTCGCGGAGAAAAAATTGGTTACATCTTTCAGATCTTCAACCTGATCCCCTACCTGACGGTTAAAGAAAATATTGTTCTTCCTTGTATGATCAACAAAAAAAGAGCTGACCGGGATTTTCACGCCCAGGCCGAAGAGTTAGTCGACTCTCTTGGACTGCGCGAGCATATCAATAAAAAGGTCACTGATCTCTCTATTGGTCAACAGCAACGAGTGGCCGCGGCCCGTGCCCTGATCGGAAACCCTGAAATGATCATCGCCGATGAGCCAACTAGTGCTCTCGATGAAAAAAACACCCGCGAGTTTATGGAGCTTTTAATGAAGGTCTGGGAGAAGAAAAAATTCACCCTGATATTTGTTTCCCATGACGAGCGCCTGAAATCGTATTTTACAAGATCCATTTCACTTCCAGAGATCAACCACCATGATTAA
- the topB gene encoding type IA DNA topoisomerase, translated as MMKTLILTEKPSVARDFAVALGAAGKGQDGFIENDQYVITWAIGHLLAPYDPEDYDAAYKKWSLTTLPIIPSEFKFKAQPKTKKQLDVIKRILKRSDIEKLIVATDAGREGELIARLILNEGRAKMKAFRFWTSAALTKDVIHQEMKNLKPLYEYDRLFIAGRARQKADWLVGMNLSRLATIKLNDLFSIGRVQTAVLSLLVERRKAIDTFIPQDYFEFKGKFKFKNGVVSAYWFDPKKKEDEKRQDKRDFFDELLKKVQNKKAVISVLNETEKTSYPQGLYSLTELQRQANMLYGFSASRTLEIAQSLYEKYKCLSYPRTDSKVMATSSFDLVRGLVFKFKDLYPEHFLKFAGFKVSVKNKTVFDDSRLTDHHGLIPLKDFSGDESSPEGKIFHLVLKRFISNFLENHRYLETDVEITCENNLFKARGKKIIEIGFKALEGKESEEILPEISLNEEGVFANGEVESKKTKPPFEYTEASLLYDMTNPARLVNESDLKKIFRTEIGLGTQATRAQIIETLLKRNYVERAAKNLKATEKGILLVDRLNDMPKTRELTSVSQTAKLELALQSMAEGETDDLDFLDKINDFIQTATNEWKAIEGVPRDKSKPKSYGGKTYGPKVPAKVSNLGPCPICGAEIKDFPKSYSCSRWKEGCQFTIWKVVAKKKLSETQVKKLMADKKTDLIKGFKSKAGKPFDAYLTMNKEGKVEFEFLPR; from the coding sequence ATGATGAAGACTCTCATTCTTACTGAAAAACCCTCTGTTGCGCGTGATTTTGCTGTGGCCCTTGGTGCTGCGGGGAAAGGACAAGATGGTTTTATTGAAAATGATCAATACGTCATTACTTGGGCCATCGGGCATTTGCTGGCCCCTTATGATCCTGAAGATTACGATGCCGCCTATAAGAAGTGGAGTTTAACTACACTTCCTATCATTCCTTCTGAGTTTAAATTTAAAGCTCAACCCAAAACGAAAAAACAACTTGATGTGATTAAGCGAATCCTCAAGCGTTCTGATATTGAAAAACTTATTGTTGCTACCGATGCTGGACGAGAAGGAGAGCTCATTGCCCGCCTGATTTTAAATGAAGGAAGGGCAAAGATGAAGGCCTTTCGTTTCTGGACGTCAGCGGCCCTTACTAAAGATGTTATTCATCAAGAGATGAAAAACCTAAAGCCCCTTTACGAGTACGACCGTCTTTTTATTGCGGGAAGAGCTCGCCAAAAAGCGGATTGGTTGGTGGGGATGAACCTTTCAAGACTCGCGACCATTAAACTTAACGATCTCTTTTCTATTGGAAGAGTGCAGACTGCAGTTTTAAGTCTCCTGGTTGAAAGAAGAAAAGCGATTGATACATTTATTCCTCAGGATTATTTCGAGTTTAAAGGGAAATTTAAATTTAAAAACGGCGTGGTCTCCGCCTATTGGTTTGATCCAAAGAAAAAAGAAGATGAGAAGAGACAAGATAAGCGCGATTTCTTCGATGAGCTGCTTAAAAAAGTTCAGAATAAGAAGGCCGTGATTTCTGTTTTAAATGAAACAGAAAAGACATCTTACCCTCAAGGCCTATACTCTCTGACTGAACTCCAAAGACAGGCCAATATGCTCTATGGCTTTTCAGCGTCGAGAACGCTGGAGATTGCCCAGTCACTTTACGAAAAATACAAATGCCTTTCTTACCCGAGAACTGATTCAAAAGTTATGGCGACATCTTCTTTTGACCTGGTGAGGGGATTGGTTTTTAAGTTTAAAGATCTCTATCCAGAACATTTTCTTAAGTTTGCTGGTTTTAAAGTCAGTGTAAAAAACAAAACTGTTTTTGATGATTCAAGGCTGACGGATCACCACGGTCTTATTCCTTTAAAAGATTTTAGCGGAGATGAGTCTTCTCCAGAAGGAAAGATTTTTCATTTGGTTTTAAAGCGTTTTATTTCAAACTTCCTGGAAAATCACCGTTACCTGGAAACTGATGTGGAAATTACCTGCGAGAACAACCTGTTTAAGGCCCGTGGGAAAAAGATCATTGAGATTGGTTTTAAAGCGCTTGAAGGAAAAGAAAGCGAAGAGATTCTTCCGGAAATCTCATTGAATGAAGAAGGTGTCTTTGCAAATGGAGAAGTGGAGTCGAAAAAGACAAAACCTCCTTTTGAGTACACTGAAGCTTCACTGCTTTATGACATGACCAATCCAGCAAGACTAGTTAATGAGTCAGACTTGAAAAAAATCTTTAGAACTGAAATTGGTTTAGGGACTCAGGCCACTCGCGCGCAAATCATCGAGACACTTTTAAAAAGAAACTACGTTGAAAGGGCGGCGAAGAATTTAAAAGCGACGGAAAAAGGAATTCTTCTTGTCGATAGACTCAACGATATGCCTAAGACCCGCGAACTGACCAGCGTCTCGCAGACAGCGAAGCTGGAGCTTGCCCTTCAGAGTATGGCCGAAGGGGAAACTGACGACTTGGATTTCTTAGACAAGATCAACGACTTCATTCAGACGGCAACTAATGAATGGAAGGCGATTGAAGGAGTTCCTCGCGATAAATCAAAACCTAAATCTTATGGTGGAAAAACTTACGGGCCAAAAGTCCCGGCGAAAGTTTCAAACCTTGGTCCTTGTCCTATTTGTGGCGCCGAGATTAAGGATTTTCCAAAATCATACAGCTGCTCTCGCTGGAAAGAAGGCTGCCAATTTACTATCTGGAAAGTGGTGGCAAAGAAGAAGCTTAGTGAGACTCAGGTAAAAAAACTCATGGCCGATAAAAAAACCGATTTGATTAAAGGTTTTAAATCAAAGGCCGGAAAACCTTTTGATGCTTATTTGACGATGAATAAAGAAGGGAAAGTAGAGTTTGAATTTCTTCCTAGATAA
- a CDS encoding ZrgA family zinc uptake protein, whose protein sequence is MTKLTLVLALILSSQAFAGEHQHGKSLGAHEHGSIKLEMAVEGKQIEIDIDGPAESFIGFEYAPKTAKEKKAFKDAQDLWKKDLLTKIIMLDAKLGCSLGEVKFEQEMDDDHHEKGKKESGTHSDIEAEAKINCAQDPKGSMVSVALKKHFPHIKKLQIDLVGSETKTINVTKDVEQFKL, encoded by the coding sequence GTGACAAAACTAACTCTTGTACTTGCCCTTATTCTCTCTTCTCAAGCATTCGCTGGTGAACACCAGCACGGTAAAAGTCTTGGGGCCCATGAACACGGTTCAATCAAATTAGAAATGGCCGTAGAAGGTAAACAAATCGAAATCGACATCGATGGGCCGGCCGAATCTTTTATCGGATTCGAGTACGCCCCAAAAACGGCCAAAGAAAAGAAAGCTTTTAAAGACGCTCAGGATCTTTGGAAAAAAGATCTGCTGACGAAGATCATCATGCTTGATGCAAAACTTGGCTGCTCTTTAGGTGAAGTGAAATTCGAACAGGAAATGGACGATGATCACCACGAAAAAGGTAAAAAAGAATCAGGCACTCATAGCGATATTGAAGCTGAAGCAAAAATCAACTGTGCTCAGGACCCAAAAGGTTCAATGGTTTCGGTTGCGCTTAAAAAGCATTTCCCACACATTAAAAAACTTCAGATCGACCTGGTTGGTTCTGAAACAAAAACTATCAATGTCACTAAAGATGTGGAGCAATTCAAACTTTAG
- a CDS encoding Fur family transcriptional regulator: protein MGILNPKKEQERDALCISLLKEKGLSITAPRKLILGLLIKEHGPFTAEDILKKLPKNSCDQATIYRCLNQFVDAQLVNTSFLEKDMAHFEYNDPHHHHHHIICKICKKIESFHDCLMEKIELNLQKKGYSNIQHRLEIFAVCEQCAKS, encoded by the coding sequence ATGGGTATTTTAAATCCGAAAAAGGAACAAGAGCGAGATGCTCTTTGTATTTCGCTTCTAAAGGAAAAAGGGCTCTCTATAACCGCCCCTAGAAAACTTATTTTGGGTCTCTTAATAAAAGAGCACGGACCTTTTACCGCCGAGGATATTCTCAAGAAATTGCCAAAAAATTCTTGCGACCAGGCCACTATTTACCGCTGTCTTAATCAATTCGTTGATGCCCAGCTGGTCAATACGTCTTTCCTGGAAAAAGATATGGCCCATTTTGAGTACAACGATCCTCACCACCACCATCACCACATCATTTGCAAAATCTGCAAGAAGATCGAATCGTTCCACGATTGTCTAATGGAAAAGATCGAGCTGAATCTGCAGAAAAAGGGTTATAGCAACATTCAACACAGACTGGAGATTTTCGCTGTCTGTGAACAATGTGCAAAAAGTTAG
- a CDS encoding MipA/OmpV family protein, translating into MKTTTLLLSFFLMTTTFARAEDAREWSASLGAGFVFKKNLRKENTYENMDKKWIVKPIPLVQASYGRVSLGPQGLSFMALGSKMANVTLFIKRDGDRYHGAGMIPRKDSAFAGISAKFFSYGLNISHDIHGRSKGTVVQLNYGKMFLISEKFFLLTNFGLDWFDDKYAEYYYNVRSHEATATRREYHLNNYLQPSVGILPVYKLTEKSSLMGALNTKLVNKDVRNSPTMNGDKLEFGGLFGYNYNF; encoded by the coding sequence ATGAAAACTACAACCCTGCTCCTGTCTTTTTTCCTTATGACGACAACTTTTGCCCGCGCTGAAGATGCCCGAGAATGGAGCGCTTCACTTGGTGCAGGTTTTGTTTTTAAAAAGAATTTGCGCAAAGAAAATACATACGAAAACATGGATAAAAAATGGATCGTCAAACCCATTCCTCTTGTGCAAGCAAGTTATGGCCGGGTTTCTCTTGGGCCTCAAGGCCTCTCATTTATGGCCCTTGGTTCCAAGATGGCAAACGTCACGCTCTTTATTAAACGCGATGGTGATCGCTATCATGGCGCGGGAATGATCCCACGAAAAGATTCGGCCTTTGCTGGAATCTCGGCAAAGTTTTTTAGCTACGGTTTAAATATCTCTCACGATATCCACGGTCGTTCTAAAGGAACAGTGGTGCAGTTAAATTATGGAAAGATGTTCTTAATTTCAGAGAAATTTTTTCTCTTAACCAACTTCGGCCTGGACTGGTTTGATGATAAGTACGCTGAGTACTACTACAACGTCAGGTCTCATGAAGCGACGGCCACTCGCCGCGAGTACCATCTTAATAACTACCTTCAACCGAGTGTCGGGATTCTTCCGGTCTATAAGCTTACAGAGAAGTCTTCATTAATGGGGGCGCTGAATACCAAGTTGGTTAATAAAGACGTGAGAAACTCGCCAACAATGAACGGCGACAAGCTGGAGTTCGGTGGACTCTTTGGCTACAACTATAATTTTTAG